Proteins encoded in a region of the Thunnus thynnus chromosome 8, fThuThy2.1, whole genome shotgun sequence genome:
- the LOC137187261 gene encoding zinc transporter ZIP3-like: MQILVAKLLGLLGLFGLMLAGILVPVRLLLVDYDKAHRYRKALSLCNSFGGGVFLATCFNTLLPAVRDKVDDVFRQLKISSDYPLAETMMMLGFFLTVFVEQAVLTFRKEKPSFIDLETFNAGGSEAGSDSEYDTPFISPARGSPGGGGGGGHRSHGHQHGHFSPAELAGAGPLRLASLVLALSAHSVFEGLALGLQEDGAKLGGLFLGVAVHETLAAVALGVSVAKAALGMKDAAKLGVTVSLMIPLGMVVGMGIESAQTLAGAIVSVVLQGFAAGTFLFVTFFEILSRELDDKQDRLLKVLFLILGYGALAALVFIKW; the protein is encoded by the exons ATGCAGATCCTGGTGGCGAAGCTGCTCGGCCTGCTGGGATTGTTCGGCCTCATGCTGGCCGGCATCCTGGTGCCGGTGCGCCTCCTGCTGGTCGACTACGACAAGGCACACAGATACAGGAAggctctgtctctctgcaactCCTTCGGAGGAGGCGTGTTCCTGGCGACATGCTTCAACACGCTGCTGCCCGCCGTCAGAGACAAG GTGGACGACGTGTTCCGGCAGCTGAAGATCAGCAGCGATTATCCGCTAGCTGAGACGATGATGATGCTCGGCTTCTTCCTCACCGTGTTCGTGGAGCAGGCCGTCCTCACCTTCAGGAAGGAGAAGCCGTCCTTCATCGACCTGGAGACCTTCAACGCCGGCGGCTCCGAGGCCGGCAGCGACTCCGAGTACGACACGCCTTTCATCTCTCCGGCGCGGGGCTCACcgggcggcggcggcggcggtggtcACCGCTCACACGGACACCAGCACGGACACTTCAGCCCGGCCGAGCTGGCGGGGGCGGGGCCTCTACGCCTCGCCAGCCTGGTCCTGGCTCTGTCGGCGCACTCGGTGTTCGAGGGGCTGGCGCTGGGCCTGCAGGAGGACGGAGCCAAGCTGGGCGGCCTCTTCCTGGGCGTGGCCGTGCACGAGACGCTGGCCGCCGTGGCTCTCGGGGTGAGCGTTGCCAAGGCGGCGCTCGGCATGAAGGACGCTGCTAAGCTGGGCGTCACCGTCAGCCTGATGATCCCGCTGGGCATGGTGGTGGGCATGGGCATCGAGTCGGCTCAGACGCTGGCGGGCGCCATCGTGTCGGTGGTGCTGCAGGGATTCGCCGCCGGCACCTTCCTGTTCGTCACCTTCTTCGAGATTCTGTCCCGAGAGCTGGACGACAAACAGGACCGGCTGCTGAAGGTGCTCTTCCTCATCCTCGGCTACGGAGCGCTCGCCGCGCTCGTCTTCATCAAGTGGTGA